CATTCATGTACCTACTTAACAAACCTTACCCAAAAAGTCACCTCCTTTCTCTCTATCCTAAGAATTTTCTGTTAGCTTTCTTAATATTCCTCATCCTATTTCAGTCTGGAAAAAGCGAGGTCCAGCATCTCTATGCCTTCCCCAATTCTATCCTCTGTGATTGCGATTATGTGCTCCGGTTTTGTTTCGCCTCATCCAGTTCGCATTCCGGAGTCGATTTTTGGGTCGCATATTATGCGTTTTGGGGCATGGGTTTCGTCGCAGGTATTACTTCAGAACTCCGTCGTAAGTGTATAAAGATTCAACATGTTATGACGGTCAAAACGACCAGAAACGTCTTGACATTCTCCAGCTTTGTGATATATTGGGCACGATGAGGGACTCCGTCACTGTGGCGGAAGTCCAGTTTGCTGTGCCGTTGTTGTCTTACTTTTTACTTACGTGTCAGGTGCTTGAAATCGGTTAGGAGTTTTTCAGGCTCTCGGGGGAGGGCCAAGCGATTTCGGCAGAAACACATGCTGCACTCGCCAAGTCTTATGGAATAGAAGCACTAGCTCATTAGCAAAATGTTCCTCAGGCTATCATCCTGCGGTAGTGGGCTGTATACAAGGAGAGCAAGAAATGCCAGTTCGTTTTTTCAAGATCATATTGATGGTGCTGTTCGTCGCACCTGGATTGATGCTGTCAGGCTCCTCAGCGCTGGCAGGTGCGGGTGATCAGGCTATCATCGATTCGCTCTTGTCGACGGTCGGCAGCGAATTATCTCTTCAGGAGATTTTCGACAGCCTCGGCTATGGCATCGATGTGGTTAACGACGAGTTGGGACTGACGGAGTTCTGTGCTCCATCTGAGGGCAATGTAGCTGTATTGATGGAGGAGCTCTCGACATCATTTGGCAGTGCATACGCCGGATGGTACAATTCCGCCGACTCCAATGACAAGGCGGTACTATTCGATCCCGCAAACAGCGCCAACGATTCGGTACAGTTCTCGATTGGTGGCGCTTCGAATGTAGGGATATATTTCATCCCGGGGATCAGCGGTGGCTACACTTGGTACATGAATCAGGCATTCAACAGGGATATGTACGACCATGCCAAGGTTTTCGCCACAAACCAGAATCCGAACGAATACCTGGTCTGTTTCGAGGATCTCAAGAACGGTGGGGACATGGATTTCAACGATCTGATCATGAAGGTCAGATTTGCGAATCAGCCGCCGACCGTGGTTCTGCCGGATGACATGGTTATTGCGGAATGTACTGAGCAGACGGTTTGTTTTGACATTACCGCGCAGGCTGGCAATTGCTCCGGCGATTCGGTCACTCTCGAGATGGTGCTAGGCTATGGCGACTTCGCTCCAGTTTCTGGCGCTGGTACTATAACCGCTACGCACTGCTTCTATGCTTCGAATCCTATTTATACTTATGTCTTTGTATTCAAGGCGACCGATGCTTCCGGGCTCGTCGGATATGATACATTGATTATTGACAACCAAACGAATTCTCCTCCGAACATCTTTGTTCCGGACGATTTCGATACTCTGATCTGCTCGAACGATGAGATCTGCTTCACCGTCCTGGCTAGCGATGTTGACGATGATATCATCGAATTCGAGATGCTCGAAGGCTATGGCAGCATCGATCCGCTCACTGGCGAAGTCTGCTTCTTGCCGGAGCTCGGAGATTCGGCTGAATACAAATTTATCATTCGTGCGATTGATGAGTGCTGTTTGCACAGGGAGGAACAGGGTGCAGATCCGGCCTGGCCATATTCCTGCCCGCGTGACACGGTTGTGATTACCGTAGTGAAGAAGCCGGCTCCGAGCATTGCGGTATCTGATGTAGACACATCTCTTTGCGAGCCCGCAACTGTTTGCCTGCCTGTCAGCATCGAGAACCCGGGAGGTGGACAGGTTACTATCGAGGTTTCGCCGCCTGCCAGCTACAACGAACTTAGTGGCGAGGTCTGCCTCTATGTAGATCAGAGCGGCGTTCACGAGATTATTATTACTGCCTCGGATGATATCTGCGGTGTCGGCGATGTCGATACTGCCACGATCACGGTTGATCTAAACGGTCTACCCGTGGTGACTCTGCCGGCGGATACATCATACATACTGTGCGAGCCTGAAGAATTCTGCTTCACTGCCACTGCGTTTGATCCTGACGGTGATCCGCTCACGTTTGGATTGGAATCGGGTCCGGGGCAGATCGATCCGGTGACAGGAGAAGTATGCTTTACTCCACCCGGCGCAGGTACTTACCAATGGGTGGTCTTTGTTACTGATTATTGCGTGGTGCCTGATTACGATACTATTTCGATAGAACTCGTTTTGAATCTGCCGCCAACGGTTGAAGTTCCCGATACATCTCTATTCCTCTGCGAGGAACTTACGGAAGTCTGTTTCTTTGCGACAGCATCTGATCCTGATCCGGGCGACGTGCCTGTGTTGTCGCTCGTCAGCGGGCCGGGAAGCCTTGATGCTCAGACGGGCGAGATATGTTTTACACCTTCTACCGAGGGAACCTATCAGTTTATCGTCAGAGCCATTGACCAGTGTGGCAAGAGCGACCTGGATACGGCAGACGTGCTGATCGGCCTGAACCGCGATCCGGCGATTGTCATGGCGCCGGTCGACACGATTTTCTGGTGTGAATTGGGCGATTCGGTTTGTTTTGTAATTGATGTTGATGATCCTGATGCAGGTCAGTCCTTGACCTTTGAACAGATATCCGGCGCCGATGGCAATCTGGATGCAGAGATCGGCAAGTTCTGTTTTCTGCCCGATGCTGCCGGGTCGTATACCTTCCAATTCGCAGTTACAGATGAATGCGGAGCTGCGGACACTGCGGGCACCGAAATCACTATTTCACTCAATGGTGTTCCCGTCGTGACGCTGCCTGGTAACTTCTCCGATTCGTTGTGTGCGCCGGGCGAGATCTGCTTCCCGGTCTCAATCTCTGACGATGGAGATGTTACTGTCGATGTGAGCCCGATTGGGACTTACGCTGATGGTGAGGTATGTTTTGTGGCTACAAAAGACACGACTTACTGCATCACTGTCCGCGCTACGGATACATGCGGAATTTATGATGAAGATGTGATCTGTATTAACGTGTCAGTTAACCAGTTTCCGACTCTGTCGCTTGGACCTGATCAAAGTGCGTATCTGTGTAGTGTCCCCGATAGTGTCTGCTTCGGCTACTCGGTATCCGACCC
The window above is part of the Candidatus Zixiibacteriota bacterium genome. Proteins encoded here:
- a CDS encoding T9SS type A sorting domain-containing protein yields the protein MPVRFFKIILMVLFVAPGLMLSGSSALAGAGDQAIIDSLLSTVGSELSLQEIFDSLGYGIDVVNDELGLTEFCAPSEGNVAVLMEELSTSFGSAYAGWYNSADSNDKAVLFDPANSANDSVQFSIGGASNVGIYFIPGISGGYTWYMNQAFNRDMYDHAKVFATNQNPNEYLVCFEDLKNGGDMDFNDLIMKVRFANQPPTVVLPDDMVIAECTEQTVCFDITAQAGNCSGDSVTLEMVLGYGDFAPVSGAGTITATHCFYASNPIYTYVFVFKATDASGLVGYDTLIIDNQTNSPPNIFVPDDFDTLICSNDEICFTVLASDVDDDIIEFEMLEGYGSIDPLTGEVCFLPELGDSAEYKFIIRAIDECCLHREEQGADPAWPYSCPRDTVVITVVKKPAPSIAVSDVDTSLCEPATVCLPVSIENPGGGQVTIEVSPPASYNELSGEVCLYVDQSGVHEIIITASDDICGVGDVDTATITVDLNGLPVVTLPADTSYILCEPEEFCFTATAFDPDGDPLTFGLESGPGQIDPVTGEVCFTPPGAGTYQWVVFVTDYCVVPDYDTISIELVLNLPPTVEVPDTSLFLCEELTEVCFFATASDPDPGDVPVLSLVSGPGSLDAQTGEICFTPSTEGTYQFIVRAIDQCGKSDLDTADVLIGLNRDPAIVMAPVDTIFWCELGDSVCFVIDVDDPDAGQSLTFEQISGADGNLDAEIGKFCFLPDAAGSYTFQFAVTDECGAADTAGTEITISLNGVPVVTLPGNFSDSLCAPGEICFPVSISDDGDVTVDVSPIGTYADGEVCFVATKDTTYCITVRATDTCGIYDEDVICINVSVNQFPTLSLGPDQSAYLCSVPDSVCFGYSVSDPDGTDPVVSIVSGNGIVRDGEICFEADSVGRYYFIVRATDECGEFDDDDIFITVDANNPPELDASGDSVYLLCAPEQICFENPYSDIDSLDNVTFILVSGSGVVFQENGTVCFTPPAAGTYQFVIRVEDDCGTFDQDTVLITVDLDSPPAITGEDLNIHVPYCGPDDTPGELCFIGIEVSDPDLSYVLTVSRTCGPGSFDPATLTTCFTPDLNDSTYEFCYRVEDICGAYDDIHLFVNVTTENVCDTATCLTVSIEDMEQCAYNNSNITLNVYSDVATGIGGFDVLMQYDVTGFTFLSANPGPALSNWEYFTYRYLANGDCSGGPCPDGLIRIVAIADINNGASHPPVSAFYPDGSIIQLGFHVTDDVNFGGLFFPVKFFWMDCGDNGFSSIGGDTLFVDRLILGQNIIVWDEFNEGLYPESNRIRNTGAPDSCLDGDKEAPLRCVTFQNGGICIISPDSIDARGDMNLNEVANEIADVVLYTNYFIWGAEVFTINPPGQIAASDVNADGRTLTVGDLVYMVRIITGDAQPIPKLAPYGMGADVEVRASSHATEIATVTSATLGAAHFVFDFDPAEVTPGAPILSSEASDLDISYSIVDGTMKVLIYSLSTKHIESGENSLFTIPLQGDGTLELVHADLSDYDGNQLTVYLKTQTSLPSKFTLSQNFPNPFNPETEFEMYLPAPSDWTVQIVNVQGQIVRTIDGSAAAGIVSVRWDGTNDGGAKVASGIYFYRATAGEYSETKKMVLLK